In Mycteria americana isolate JAX WOST 10 ecotype Jacksonville Zoo and Gardens chromosome 3, USCA_MyAme_1.0, whole genome shotgun sequence, a single genomic region encodes these proteins:
- the TPBG gene encoding trophoblast glycoprotein, with translation MPGRGVLCLGLLLHVLLGCGSAQQPGGCPALCECSETAKTVKCVNRNLTAVPPDLPSYVRNLFITGNRLAHLPAGAFPAQRLPDLSALNLSGNHLQAVEAGALAALPALRQLDLSGNPLVSLSPQAFGEGGSPLEELVLRGALRNHSVLLSLATVLQSGALRNLSRLELTDNGLLLLPAGMFTALPALRQLDLSNNSLVGLRNVSFQGLGQLQSLDLSDNSLGVLRNSTLDQFRGLPALRRIRLGRNTWVCDCAIEDLVAWLKESDQVEGKEALTCAYPDKMLGKALLKINGSDLNCSVPVDLPSQLQTSYVFLGIVLALIGAIFLLVLYLNRKGIKKWMHNIRDACRDHMEGYHYRYEINADPRLTNLSSNSDV, from the coding sequence atGCCGGGGCGCGGCGtgctctgcctggggctgctgctgcacgtccTGCTGGGCTGCGGCTCGGCGCAGCAGCCCGGCGGCTGCCCGGCCCTCTGCGAGTGCTCCGAGACGGCCAAGACGGTGAAGTGCGTGAACAGGAACCTGACGGCGGTGCCGCCCGACCTGCCCTCCTACGTCCGCAACCTCTTCATCACCGGCAACCGCCTGGCCCACCTGCCGGCCGGCGCCTTCCCCGCCCAGCGCCTGCCCGACCTCAGCGCCCTCAACCTCAGCGGCAACCACCTGCAGGCCGTGGAGGCCGGCGCCCtcgcggccctgcccgccctgcggCAGCTGGACCTCAGCGGCAACCCCCTGGTCTCCCTCAGTCCGCAGGCCTTCGGGGAGGGCGGCAGCCCGCTGGAGGAGCTGGTCCTCCGCGGGGCCCTGCGCAACCACAGCGTCCTCCTCAGCCTGGCCACCGTGCTGCAGTCCGGGGCCCTGCGCAACCTCAGCCGCCTGGAGCTGACCGACaacgggctgctgctgctgcccgccggCATGTTcacggccctgcccgccctgcggCAGCTGGACCTCAGCAACAACTCCCTGGTGGGCCTGCGAAACGTCTCCTTCCAGGGGCTGGGCCAGCTGCAGAGCCTCGACCTCAGCGACAACTCCCTGGGCGTGCTGAGAAACAGCACCCTGGACCAGTTCCGTGGCCTGCCTGCCCTCCGGCGCATCCGCCTGGGCCGCAACACCTGGGTCTGTGACTGCGCCATCGAGGACCTGGTGGCCTGGCTCAAGGAGAGTGACCAGGTGGAGGGCAAAGAAGCCCTGACCTGCGCTTACCCCGACAAGATGCTGGGCAAAGCCCTGCTGAAGATCAACGGCTCGGACCTCAACTGCTCCGTGCCTGTAGACCTGCCTTCCCAGCTACAGACTTCGTACGTCTTCCTAGGGATAGTCTTGGCTCTCATCGGGGCCAttttcctcctggttttgtaCTTGAACCGAAAAGGAATCAAAAAGTGGATGCACAACATCAGAGATGCCTGTAGGGATCATATGGAGGGCTACCACTACAGATATGAGATCAATGCAGACCCCAGGTTAACAAACCTCAGCTCCAACTCGGATGTCTGA